One window from the genome of Cucumis melo cultivar AY chromosome 12, USDA_Cmelo_AY_1.0, whole genome shotgun sequence encodes:
- the LOC103485200 gene encoding uncharacterized protein LOC103485200, whose product MSFDDGVGSSKPPKWQKSSESSMFPTIESSSSSSSSLRSLNSIGFFLHHRTVENRPTFLSFSLSMSSWSCKKCTFLNPSSQKAACKICLSPSSPPPSSSSSSSTTPKWSCKACTFLNSFTNSECELCGTRAPALSLSSFKDLIDVSEDANADSSVGSVFFPLQPCKKRKMDDPVPLESHGDFAELSAFQGTKASMNAVAEMGGSSSRANLKPVKIMTYNVWFREDLELRNRMRALGQLIQRHSPDVICFQEVTPAIYDIFQITNWWKVYRCSVIKDSHSRGYFCMLLSKLPVKSFSCQPFPNSIMGRELCIGNLEVQNGISLTVATSHLESPCPAPPKWNQMYSKERVVQAKQAVDFLKETPNVIFGGDMNWDDKLDGQFPFPDGWIDAWEELRPGENGWTYDTKSNKMLSGNRTLQKRLDRFICKLQDFKVNSIEMIGTDSIPGLTYTKEKKVGKEMKTLELPVLPSDHYGLLLTISSL is encoded by the exons ATGTCGTTCGACGACGGAGTGGGGAGCTCGAAGCCTCCGAAGTGGCAAAAGTCGAGCGAATCCTCAATGTTTCCAACAATAGAGtcgtcatcttcttcttcttcttctttacgatCTCTAAACTCAATCGGCTTCTTTCTTCATCATCGCACTGTTGAAAATCGTCCAACATTTCTCAGTTTCTCTCTGTCAATGTCTAGTTGGTCTTGCAAAAAATGCACCTTCCTAAACCCATCCTCTCAAAAGGCAGCCTGCAAAATCTGTCTATCGCCTTCTTCTCCACCCccatcttcctcttcttcttcttccacaaCCCCTAAATGGTCCTGCAAGGCCTGCACTTTTCTCAACTCGTTTACGAACTCCGAGTGCGAACTCTGTGGCACTAGGGCTCCGGCCCTGTCGCTTTCGAGTTTCAAGGATTTGATTGATGTCAGTGAAGATGCGAATGCCGATTCTTCCGTCGGGTCTGTGTTCTTTCCCTTGCAGCCctgcaagaaaagaaaaatggacgATCCTGTTCCTTTGGAGAGTCATGGCGATTTCGCAGAATTGAGCGCATTTCAAGGCACTAAGGCATCGATGAACGCTGTTGCGGAAATGG GGGGTTCTAGTTCTAGGGCAAACCTGAAACCGGTTAAGATTATGACTTACAATGTCTGGTTTCGAGAAGATTTGGAGTTGCGTAATAGAATGAGAGCTCTTGGACAACTTATCCAACGGCATTCACCAGATGTTATTTGTTTTCAG GAAGTTACCCCAGCTATATATGACATCTTCCAAATTACTAACTGGTGGAAAGTTTATCGTTGTTCGGTCATTAAGGATTCTCATTCGAGGGGATACTTTTGTATGCTG TTGAGCAAACTGCCTGTGAAATCCTTCAGTTGTCAACCATTTCCCAATTCTATAATGGGGAGAGAACTCTGTATTGGTAATCTTGAAGTTCAAAATGGCATTTCACTTACAGTTGCTACAAGCCATCTGGAGAGTCCTTGCCCTGCACCTCCAAAGTGGAATCAAATGTACAGCAAAGAGCGTGTCGTTCAAGCCAAACAAGCCGTAGACTTTCTCAAGGAAACTCCTAATGTCATTTTCGGTGGTGACATGAACTGGGATGATAAGTTAGATGGTCAGTTTCCTTTTCCTGATGGCTGGATTGATGCTTGGGAAGAATTAAGGCCAGGCGAAAATGGTTGGACATATGATACCAAATCGAACAAGATGTTATCTGGGAACCGTACATTGCAAAAGCGTTTGGATCGATTTATTTGTAAATTACAAGATTTCAAGGTGAATTCCATTGAAATGATTGGAACTGATTCAATACCTGGTTTAACATACACCAAGGAGAAGAAAGTGGGAAAAGAAATGAAGACACTTGAGCTCCCTGTTTTGCCCAGTGATCATTATGGCCTGTTATTGACAATTAGCAGCCTGTGA
- the LOC103485195 gene encoding L-ascorbate oxidase homolog gives MREYRVLCSLIILVLFVVNEANADNPYRFFTWKVTYGNIYPLGVRQQGILINGQFPGPQIDAVTNDNLIINVYNYLKEPFLISWNGLQQRRNSWQDGVYGTTCAIPPMRNFTYTLQAKDQIGSYFYFPSTAFHKAAGAFGGIRIWSRPGIPVPFPSPAGDFTVLAGDWYKTNHYILRRVLDSGKNLPSPDGLLINGRGWNGYTFNVDPGKTYRFRISNVGISASINFRIQGHSMKLVEVEGSHTLQNTYSSLDIHLGQSYSVLVTANQPPKDYYVVVSSRFTSPILTTTAVLHYSNSWQKVSGPVPGGPTTEIAWSLQQARSIRWNLTASGPRPNPQGSYHYGLIKTSRTIVLANSAPVINGKQRFAVNGVSFVQADTPLKLADYFKIPGVFNLNSIPTNPTWGNAYLQTSVMGSNFREYIEIVFQNWENTVQSWHISGYSFFVVGMDGGQWTPASRGRYNLRDTVARCTTQVYPKAWTAIYMALDNVGMWNVRSESWARQYLGQQFYLRVYTSSTSFRDELPIPRNALLCGRASGRHTRPL, from the exons ATGAGGGAATACAGAGTACTCTGTTCTCTCATAATCTTGGTTCTTTTTGTAGTTAATGAGGCTAATGCTGATAACCCATATAGATTTTTCACATGGAAAGTCACTTATGGCAATATCTATCCACTTGGAGTTAGGCAACAG GGAATCTTGATTAATGGGCAGTTCCCAGGTCCTCAGATTGATGCTGTTACTAACGATAACTTGATTATCAATGTGTACAACTATCTCAAGGAGCCATTTCTTATTTCTTG GAATGGATTACAGCAGAGAAGGAACTCATGGCAAGATGGAGTTTATGGGACTACTTGTGCTATCCCTCCAATGAGGAACTTCACTTATACTCTACAGGCAAAGGACCAAATTGGCAGTTACTTCTACTTCCCATCAACAGCTTTTCACAAAGCAGCTGGAGCATTTGGAGGCATTAGAATTTGGAGCCGCCCCGGAATTCCAGTTCCTTTTCCTTCTCCTGCAGGTGACTTCACAGTGCTAGCTGGTGACTGGTACAAGACCAATCATTAT ATTTTGAGACGAGTCCTGGATAGCGGTAAAAACCTTCCATCTCCAGACGGGCTTTTAATCAACGGCCGAGGGTGGAATGGATATACATTCAATGTTGATCCAG GGAAGACGTATAGGTTCAGAATTTCAAATGTGGGCATTTCAGCTTCCATCAACTTCAGAATTCAGGGCCATTCGATGAAACTGGTGGAGGTAGAAGGATCTCACACCCTCCAAAACACGTATTCCtctcttgacatccatttgggGCAATCCTACTCTGTCTTGGTCACTGCTAATCAGCCTCCTAAGGATTACTATGTCGTTGTTTCGTCTCGATTCACTTCTCCGATCCTCACGACGACAGCCGTACTTCACTACAGCAATTCATGGCAGAAAGTTTCTGGTCCAGTTCCAGGTGGCCCAACCACTGAGATCGCTTGGTCTCTCCAGCAGGCTAGATCGATCCG ATGGAATTTGACTGCAAGTGGACCTAGACCCAATCCACAAGGCTCCTACCATTACGGACTAATCAAGACGAGCCGTACAATCGTACTAGCAAACTCAGCTCCGGTTATTAATGGTAAGCAGAGGTTTGCTGTCAACGGTGTCTCATTTGTTCAAGCAGACACTCCACTGAAATTGGCTGACTACTTCAAGATCCCTGGAGTTTTCAATCTCAACAGCATTCCCACCAATCCCACTTGGGGAAATGCCTACCTCCAGACCTCTGTCATGGGTTCTAATTTTCGAGAATACATCGAGATCGTGTTTCAAAATTGGGAAAACACCGTGCAGTCTTGGCACATCAGTGGCTACTCTTTCTTCGTTGTTGG GATGGATGGAGGCCAATGGACTCCTGCCAGCCGAGGTCGATACAATCTCAGAGACACGGTTGCTCGTTGCACAACTCAG GTATATCCAAAGGCATGGACAGCAATCTATATGGCACTTGATAATGTAGGAATGTGGAATGTGAGATCTGAGAGTTGGGCAAGGCAGTACTTGGGACAGCAGTTCTATCTCAGGGTTTATACCTCATCAACCTCTTTTAGGGATGAGTTGCCGATCCCCCGAAACGCTCTTCTTTGCGGCAGGGCCAGTGGACGTCACACGAGGCCACTttaa